Proteins encoded by one window of Antechinus flavipes isolate AdamAnt ecotype Samford, QLD, Australia chromosome 4, AdamAnt_v2, whole genome shotgun sequence:
- the NUP85 gene encoding nuclear pore complex protein Nup85: MEELDGEPTLTLIPGVNSKKRQMCFDWGPGEMLVCETLFKKKEKEEKTLSCPFIYIVRKDIDVYSRILRKLFNESHGIFVGLQRIEEESTGKSRKAQLVRVSKNYRSVIRACMEEMHQVAIAAQDPVSGRQYSSQVSILSAMELIWNLCEILFIEVAPAGPLLLHLLDWVRLHVCEMDALSADVLGSENPNKHENFWNLATLFVLQGRLDEARQMLSKEADANPASASMCRVLGDLMRTMPILSPGNTQTLTELELKWQHWHEECERHLQDGTFASNPHLESLCKIMLGDDSALLEQKELLSNWYHFLVTRLLYSHPTVKPIELHFYAQSSLDLFLGGDSSPEPLDNILMAAFEFDIHQVIKECSIALSNWWFVAHLTDLLDHCKLLHSHNLYFGSNMREFLLLEYASGLFAHHSLWQLGVDYFDHCPELGRVYLELHIERIPLNTEQKALKILRICERRQMTEQVRSICKILAMKAVCNNRLGSALSWSIRAKDAAFATLVSDRFLKDYCERGSFSDLDLIDNLGPAMMLSDRLTFLGKYREFHRLYGEKRFADAASLLLSLMTSQIAPRSFWMTLLTDALPLLEQKQVIFSAEQTYELMQCLEDLTIGRTESRDLESQRLQDDDIETTKVEMLRLALARNLARAIVKEGTLEGS, encoded by the exons ttGATTCCAGGAGTAAATTCCAAGAAGAGGCAAATGTGTTTTGACTGGGGACCTGGAGAGATGCTAGTGTGTGAAACTTTGttcaaaaaaaaag agaaagaagagaagacgTTAAGCTGCCCTTTCATCTATATAGTCCGGAAGGATATAGATGTTTATTCTCGTATCCTTAGGAAACTTTTCAATGAGTCTCATGGCATCTTTGTGGGGCTCCAGAGGATTGAGGAAGAATCAACAGGAAAATCCAGGAAAGCTCA ATTGGTTCGAGTGAGTAAAAACTATCGGTCAGTTATAAGGGCCTGTATGGAAGAAATGCATCAAGTAGCAA ttgCTGCTCAAGATCCAGTCTCTGGTCGTCAGTACAGCAGTCAG GTTTCTATTCTTTCTGCAATGGAGTTGATCTGGAACCTTTGTGAAATCCTCTTTATTGAAGTGGCCCCAG CTGGTCCTCTACTCCTTCACCTCCTTGACTGGGTCCGACTGCATGTATGTGAGATGGATGCTTTGTCAGCAGATGTTCTTGGTAGTGAAAATCCAAACAAACATGAGAACTTCTGGAATTTG GCAACCCTCTTCGTGCTGCAGGGCCGCCTCGATGAGGCACGGCAAATGCTGTCCAAAGAAGCCGATGCTAACCCTGCTTCAGCCAGCATGTGCAGAGTCCTGGGAGACCTCATGAGGACAATGCCTATTCTCAGC CCTGGCAACACACAGACATTGACAGAACTGGAACTGAAATGGCAGCACTGGCATGAGGAATGCGAAAGACATCTCCAAGATGGCACCTTTGCTTCTAACCCTCACTTGGAGTCCCTCTGCAAG ATCATGCTGGGAGATGACAGTGCTTTACTGGAACAGAAAGAACTTCTCAGTAACTGGTATCATTTCCTGGTGACTCGGCTTCTCTACTCTCACCCCACAGTGAAACCCATTGAACTACACTTCTATGCCCAG TCCAGCTTAGATCTCTTTCTGGGAGGTGATAGTAGTCCAGAACCTTTGGACAACATTTTGATGGCAGCTTTTGAATTTGACATTCATCAAGTCATCAAGGAATGCAG CATTGCCTTGAGCAACTGGTGGTTTGTTGCTCATTTGACAGACCTACTGGATCACTGCAAACTTCTTCATTCTCACAATCTCTA TTTTGGTTCCAATATGCGAGAATTTCTTCTGCTCGAATATGCATCAGGACTGTTTGCTCATCACAG CTTGTGGCAGCTTGGTGTGGATTACTTTGACCATTGTCCAGAGCTGGGCAGGGTTTACCTGGAGCTACATATTGAGCGGATTCCCCTAAACACAGAGCAGAAGGCCCTCAAAATACTTCGGATCTGTGAAAGGAGGCAGATGACTGAACAAG TTCGAAGCATTTGTAAGATCCTTGCCATGAAAGCTGTTTGCAACAACCGTCTGGGCTCTGCCTTGTCCTGGAGCATCCGAGCCAAAGATGCGGCTTTTGCCACCCTAGTCTCTGATAG GTTCCTAAAGGATTACTGTGAACGGGGCAGTTTTTCAGACTTGGATCTCATTGACAACCTGGGCCCAGCTATGATGCTTAGTGATCGTCTGACTTTCTTAG GAAAATACCGTGAGTTTCACCGGCTATATGGGGAAAAGCGCTTTGCTGATGCTGCCTCCCTGCTGCTATCACTGATGACTTCCCAAATTGCACCTCGATCCTTCTGGATGACGCTACTGACTGATGCCCTTCCTCTACTAGAACAAAAACAG GTTATCTTTTCTGCTGAACAAACCTATGAGCTGATGCAATGCCTAGAGGATCTGACAATTGGAAGAACAGAGTCCAGAGATCTTGAGAGTCAGAGACTCCAG GATGATGACATCGAGACTACTAAAGTGGAAATGTTGAGACTTGCTCTTGCACGAAACCTTGCCCGGGCAATTGTGAAAGAAGGAACCTTGGAAGGCTCATGA